One region of Chryseobacterium sp. C-71 genomic DNA includes:
- the mqo gene encoding malate dehydrogenase (quinone), which yields MPNTILSRTPKPKYDVVLIGGGIMSATLATLLHEFDPNLNIAIFERLGRFAKESTAAWNNAGTGHSAFCELNYTPENQDGTIDISKAEKIAEQFEISKQFWSYLIDKKYISTPSDFINSCAHMSLVFGEKDAEYLKKRHEAMKGSPLFSAMEFSTDHNQLREWIPLVMSKRNESEVLAATKMDLGTDVNFGSLTRKMGRHLLEDSNVEVFLYHEVKDIDPRDDGKWEMKVKDRIHSHKQEVVADFVFIGAGGYALPLLESSDIKESEGYGGFPVSGEWLVTHNPELVKKHQAKVYTQATVDAPPMSVPHLDLRIIDGKKALLFGPFAGFSTKFLKEGNYLDLPASVNTKNIKSLFGAWWHNIPLTKYLVQQVAMTKAQRIQHLREFVKDAKEEDWELKVAGQRVQVIKRDGKQGGKLEFGTEVVVNQAGTIASLLGASPGASTAVFAMVNILEKCFPEKLNGEWREKLLEMIPSYGQKLANNPELTEKVRAYSKEKLELKY from the coding sequence ATGCCGAATACAATTTTAAGCAGAACACCAAAACCAAAATATGATGTTGTTCTAATCGGAGGCGGAATTATGAGTGCCACATTAGCAACTTTACTTCACGAATTTGATCCCAATTTAAATATAGCAATCTTCGAAAGATTGGGAAGATTTGCCAAAGAAAGCACCGCTGCATGGAATAATGCAGGAACAGGGCATTCAGCTTTCTGCGAATTGAATTATACACCGGAAAATCAAGACGGAACAATCGATATTTCAAAAGCAGAAAAAATTGCCGAACAATTTGAAATTTCAAAACAGTTTTGGTCTTATCTTATTGACAAAAAATATATTTCGACTCCTTCAGATTTCATCAATTCTTGTGCACACATGAGTTTGGTATTTGGCGAAAAAGATGCCGAATATCTTAAAAAACGCCATGAAGCGATGAAAGGTTCTCCATTGTTTTCAGCAATGGAATTTTCAACTGATCATAATCAATTAAGAGAATGGATTCCTTTGGTGATGAGCAAAAGAAATGAGTCAGAAGTTCTGGCAGCCACAAAAATGGATTTGGGAACCGATGTTAATTTCGGAAGCTTAACCCGAAAAATGGGAAGACATTTATTGGAAGATTCAAATGTTGAAGTTTTCTTGTATCATGAAGTAAAAGACATCGACCCAAGAGATGATGGAAAGTGGGAAATGAAGGTCAAAGACAGAATTCACAGTCACAAACAGGAAGTGGTTGCAGACTTTGTGTTCATCGGAGCCGGAGGATATGCTTTACCTTTGCTGGAAAGTTCAGACATTAAAGAAAGTGAAGGTTATGGTGGTTTTCCGGTTTCCGGAGAATGGCTGGTGACACATAATCCTGAGCTGGTAAAAAAACATCAGGCAAAAGTGTATACTCAGGCGACTGTTGATGCACCGCCAATGTCGGTTCCGCATTTGGATTTAAGAATTATTGACGGTAAAAAGGCATTATTATTTGGTCCTTTTGCAGGATTTTCTACTAAATTTTTAAAAGAAGGAAATTATCTTGATTTGCCTGCAAGTGTCAACACAAAGAATATAAAATCACTTTTCGGAGCTTGGTGGCACAACATTCCTCTTACAAAATATCTGGTTCAGCAGGTTGCGATGACCAAAGCTCAGAGAATTCAGCATTTAAGAGAATTTGTGAAAGACGCCAAAGAGGAAGACTGGGAACTGAAAGTTGCAGGACAACGGGTACAGGTTATTAAAAGAGATGGAAAACAGGGTGGAAAACTTGAATTCGGAACCGAGGTCGTAGTTAATCAGGCAGGGACGATTGCTTCTCTGCTAGGTGCATCTCCCGGAGCTTCCACGGCAGTTTTTGCAATGGTCAATATTCTTGAAAAATGTTTTCCTGAAAAATTGAATGGTGAGTGGAGAGAAAAATTATTGGAAATGATTCCGTCTTATGGACAGAAATTAGCCAACAATCCTGAACTTACAGAGAAAGTGAGAGCTTACAGTAAAGAAAAATTAGAACTCAAATATTAA
- a CDS encoding NAD(P)H-dependent glycerol-3-phosphate dehydrogenase, whose amino-acid sequence MAKKKTISESANSKKPKKDISVGVVGSGSFATAIVKMLVENCKTVHWCVRSEFVKGAIELRGHNPTYLTAVNFNLKNLKLTTDINELVTACDVVVLATPSIYLSDTMDKMTCEYKDKIFVSAIKGIIPKVNDVVAHYLKEEFQIGFRNQAVIAGPCHAEEVAMERLSYLTVATVEDETSDKLVGIFNSDFIKVNSSKDILGNEYSAILKNIFAIGAGIASGLGYGDNFTAVFVSNAIREMETFLEAIYEAPRDVNESAYLGDLLVTAYSLFSRNRNLGNLIGKGYTVKSAIQSMNMVAEGYYAADSIYKTARQKNLELPIIDTIYAILYEGKNAEKQFKKLTAKLN is encoded by the coding sequence ATGGCGAAAAAGAAAACAATTTCAGAATCTGCAAACTCAAAAAAGCCTAAAAAAGACATTTCTGTAGGAGTTGTCGGCAGCGGAAGTTTTGCTACGGCGATTGTGAAAATGCTTGTTGAAAACTGTAAAACAGTACATTGGTGCGTGAGAAGTGAATTTGTAAAAGGTGCAATCGAGCTTCGTGGTCACAACCCGACGTATCTTACGGCAGTTAATTTTAATCTTAAAAATTTAAAGCTTACAACCGATATCAATGAGTTGGTTACAGCTTGCGATGTGGTGGTTTTGGCGACTCCGTCCATTTATCTGTCAGACACGATGGATAAAATGACCTGTGAGTACAAAGACAAAATTTTTGTATCGGCAATCAAAGGGATAATTCCTAAAGTCAATGATGTCGTAGCGCATTATTTAAAGGAAGAATTCCAAATCGGTTTCAGAAATCAGGCAGTCATTGCGGGGCCTTGTCACGCAGAAGAAGTTGCGATGGAAAGATTGTCTTATCTGACAGTTGCTACTGTTGAAGATGAAACTTCAGATAAATTGGTTGGAATTTTTAATTCTGATTTTATCAAAGTCAATTCCAGCAAAGATATTTTAGGAAATGAGTACAGTGCCATTCTTAAAAATATTTTCGCAATCGGAGCGGGTATTGCAAGCGGTTTAGGTTACGGAGATAACTTTACGGCGGTTTTTGTATCCAATGCGATCCGTGAGATGGAAACCTTCCTCGAAGCGATTTACGAAGCACCTAGAGATGTGAACGAGAGTGCTTATTTGGGAGATTTACTCGTGACGGCTTATTCATTGTTCTCAAGAAACAGAAACTTAGGGAACTTAATTGGAAAAGGCTACACCGTAAAATCAGCTATTCAGTCGATGAATATGGTTGCAGAAGGGTATTATGCTGCTGATTCAATTTATAAAACGGCAAGACAGAAAAATCTTGAACTTCCCATCATTGATACTATTTATGCGATTTTGTATGAGGGTAAAAACGCAGAGAAACAGTTCAAAAAACTGACTGCAAAATTGAATTAA
- a CDS encoding M23 family metallopeptidase — translation MKKFLRSKKKVNILIGGLLLIVFAQSIFIANLFSKKDDKNYEVNLVKINTEKDSVDYLKMKTDLSLVDQTVGQLNSFLKSKDIKNEKLMVLDSDSISNSIYLAKQSNRYSKYLMDLQKKLMQVPLGMPSEGYISSNFGIRKNPIPFKTVYASVKSIAETKPAAVAVATPKPEVKAEPYEKILEVTDSYGNKREVKVWVTPKAKTEAVAAAPTTSSTKTVATNTSKAPEKNNPPAEADQMQFHKGLDIAVPFGSDVIATAAGTVIFSGQKGGYGNCVIVSHGNGLATLYGHLSQLVAKANDKVKVGQVIAKSGNSGRSTGPHLHYEVHKNNTPVNPKLFMNL, via the coding sequence ATGAAGAAATTTTTAAGAAGCAAAAAGAAGGTAAACATTCTGATTGGGGGACTTTTACTGATAGTTTTTGCACAAAGTATTTTTATCGCCAACTTATTTTCAAAAAAAGATGATAAAAATTACGAAGTTAATCTGGTAAAAATAAACACCGAAAAAGACAGTGTAGATTACCTGAAAATGAAGACTGACCTTAGTTTAGTAGATCAAACAGTAGGACAGCTGAATTCATTTTTAAAATCTAAAGACATCAAGAATGAAAAACTCATGGTTCTTGATAGCGACAGTATCTCAAACTCTATTTATCTGGCAAAACAATCAAACAGATACAGCAAATATCTGATGGACTTGCAGAAAAAACTGATGCAGGTTCCTTTGGGAATGCCTAGTGAGGGTTATATTTCATCTAATTTTGGGATCAGAAAAAACCCAATTCCATTCAAAACAGTGTATGCATCTGTAAAATCAATTGCAGAAACAAAGCCAGCAGCTGTTGCTGTAGCCACTCCAAAACCTGAAGTAAAAGCAGAACCTTACGAAAAAATATTAGAAGTAACGGACAGTTACGGAAATAAACGTGAGGTAAAAGTTTGGGTAACACCAAAAGCGAAAACAGAGGCTGTTGCTGCCGCACCTACAACTTCTTCTACGAAAACTGTTGCTACAAATACATCAAAAGCACCTGAGAAAAACAATCCACCTGCAGAAGCCGACCAAATGCAGTTTCATAAAGGTTTAGATATTGCCGTTCCTTTTGGATCTGATGTCATTGCTACAGCAGCCGGAACAGTTATTTTTTCAGGGCAAAAAGGTGGTTATGGAAATTGTGTGATTGTTTCCCACGGAAATGGTCTGGCAACACTTTACGGACATTTATCACAATTAGTTGCTAAGGCAAATGATAAAGTAAAAGTAGGACAAGTGATTGCAAAATCAGGAAATTCAGGACGTTCGACAGGTCCGCATTTGCATTATGAGGTGCACAAGAACAATACTCCGGTTAATCCGAAGTTGTTTATGAATTTGTAA
- a CDS encoding NAD(P)-dependent oxidoreductase, giving the protein MNKKVAVIGATGFVGTQVVKELETRGYSVDAIVRDTSKVEQKENVIAKSIDVNNIDDLAEALKGNDAVINTFNAGWANPNLYNDFLNGSKNIEKAVEKSGVKRFITVGGAGSLFIDGNQLVDGPDFPADIKPGATAARDYLNEIKKNETLDWTFFSPAIEMHKGTAGIRTGKYRTSLESPVFDENGRSILSVEDVAVALVDELEQNNHIRERFTAAY; this is encoded by the coding sequence ATGAACAAAAAAGTAGCAGTAATCGGAGCCACAGGATTTGTGGGAACACAGGTTGTAAAAGAATTGGAAACAAGAGGGTATTCTGTAGATGCCATTGTAAGAGATACTTCAAAAGTTGAGCAGAAAGAAAATGTAATCGCCAAAAGTATTGATGTCAATAACATTGATGATTTAGCTGAAGCTTTAAAAGGAAATGATGCAGTAATCAACACGTTCAATGCAGGCTGGGCGAATCCTAATCTTTACAATGATTTTCTAAACGGAAGTAAAAACATCGAAAAAGCAGTTGAAAAATCGGGTGTCAAAAGATTTATCACCGTTGGTGGGGCAGGAAGCTTGTTCATCGACGGAAATCAATTGGTTGACGGTCCGGATTTCCCTGCGGACATCAAACCGGGAGCCACGGCTGCAAGAGATTATTTAAATGAAATCAAGAAAAATGAAACATTAGACTGGACGTTTTTCAGCCCTGCCATCGAGATGCACAAAGGAACAGCAGGAATCAGAACCGGAAAATACAGAACCTCTTTAGAATCGCCTGTATTTGATGAAAACGGAAGAAGTATTTTGTCTGTAGAAGATGTTGCAGTCGCTTTGGTTGATGAGTTAGAGCAGAATAATCACATCCGTGAACGTTTTACGGCTGCTTATTAA
- a CDS encoding Rrf2 family transcriptional regulator produces MSNTRFATAIHIMTLLAKVPQEWLTSDWLAGSINVNPVIVRKELRELREAGLITSRLGKDGGTKLAKSAEEIKISEIYAAVKNNEVLGKKNQNPNPSCPVGKVINNHLSMLFEQTNLLVKGFLGDKSLQEFTNQFD; encoded by the coding sequence ATGAGTAACACAAGATTTGCTACAGCAATACATATCATGACTTTATTGGCAAAAGTTCCTCAGGAGTGGCTTACTTCTGATTGGTTAGCTGGAAGCATCAATGTAAATCCTGTAATCGTTCGTAAAGAATTGCGTGAATTGCGTGAAGCCGGATTAATCACAAGCCGATTGGGAAAAGATGGCGGAACCAAGCTAGCGAAAAGTGCTGAAGAAATTAAAATTTCTGAAATCTATGCAGCTGTAAAAAACAACGAAGTTTTAGGAAAGAAAAATCAGAATCCCAATCCTTCATGTCCGGTAGGGAAGGTGATTAACAATCATCTTTCAATGCTTTTTGAGCAGACAAATCTTTTGGTGAAAGGTTTTTTGGGAGATAAATCGTTGCAAGAATTTACCAATCAATTTGATTAA
- a CDS encoding nuclear transport factor 2 family protein — MTKKFNISIFILFLFFGIVQAQIEKNSTLFLELKKEDSVFFERGFNGCDMAFLEKKVDDNLKFYHDKGGFQNKKLFLQRTKENICSNPKQKPIRKVIESSLDVFPLYNNGVLYGAIQTGEHQFYIREKNKDDVLGGQAKFTSVWIKKEGTWMMSDVLSYDHQ, encoded by the coding sequence ATGACAAAAAAATTCAACATTAGTATCTTTATTCTCTTCCTTTTCTTCGGAATTGTACAAGCCCAAATTGAGAAAAATTCCACATTATTTTTAGAATTAAAAAAAGAAGACAGTGTCTTTTTCGAGCGTGGATTTAATGGTTGTGATATGGCATTTTTAGAAAAAAAGGTTGATGATAATTTAAAATTCTATCACGACAAAGGAGGCTTTCAGAACAAAAAATTGTTTTTGCAAAGAACGAAAGAAAATATCTGTTCAAACCCAAAACAAAAACCGATTCGTAAAGTAATTGAAAGTAGTTTGGACGTTTTTCCTTTGTACAACAACGGCGTTTTGTATGGGGCAATACAAACCGGAGAGCATCAGTTTTATATTCGTGAAAAGAATAAAGATGATGTTTTGGGTGGTCAGGCAAAATTCACAAGCGTCTGGATCAAAAAAGAAGGAACTTGGATGATGAGTGATGTTCTCAGTTATGATCATCAATAG
- a CDS encoding helix-turn-helix domain-containing protein: protein MSELKKIREEKNLTQEELAEKSGLSVRTIQRIEAGTEPKGYTLKTLALSLEISEKDLLIAEISNEEIKVEDPILMTEKDEVFNSTLIKMINLSSLPLAWFPIVNFLPPLLIMIFTKEKSQIVKQIISLQIFLAIISPIIFMLIALLKLGSGSVMMTMVFLALANVYIILRNAYEIDKKQKLRYHLNFNII from the coding sequence ATGTCGGAATTAAAAAAAATAAGGGAAGAAAAGAATCTAACTCAGGAAGAATTAGCTGAGAAGTCGGGTCTTTCTGTGAGGACAATTCAAAGGATTGAAGCTGGAACAGAACCGAAAGGATATACTTTGAAAACTCTTGCACTAAGTCTCGAAATTTCAGAAAAAGATTTGTTGATTGCAGAAATTTCAAATGAAGAAATCAAAGTTGAAGATCCAATTTTGATGACAGAAAAAGATGAGGTTTTCAATTCTACTTTAATCAAAATGATTAATCTTTCCTCGCTTCCTCTTGCATGGTTTCCGATTGTTAATTTTTTGCCGCCGTTATTGATTATGATTTTTACAAAAGAGAAATCTCAAATCGTTAAACAAATCATTTCTCTCCAAATATTTTTAGCCATCATTTCCCCAATTATTTTTATGTTAATTGCTTTACTGAAGTTAGGTTCAGGATCTGTTATGATGACTATGGTTTTCTTAGCACTCGCAAATGTTTACATTATTCTGAGGAATGCCTACGAAATTGATAAAAAGCAAAAACTGCGTTATCATTTGAATTTCAATATCATATAG
- a CDS encoding FKBP-type peptidyl-prolyl cis-trans isomerase, whose translation MGVADMLFKRKKEQAEKNLKDGQEYMIEYGKRESVVELPSGLQYEIMVEGDGPKPGPKSVVKCHYHGTTIGGKVFDSSVKRGTPASFPLNKVIKGWTEALQLMPVGSKWRLIIPPHLAYGDQQISKEIGPNSTLVFQVELLDIK comes from the coding sequence ATGGGAGTAGCAGATATGTTATTTAAACGCAAAAAAGAGCAGGCAGAGAAAAACCTGAAAGACGGTCAGGAATATATGATTGAATACGGTAAAAGAGAAAGCGTGGTAGAATTGCCAAGCGGTTTACAGTACGAGATCATGGTTGAAGGCGACGGACCAAAACCGGGTCCGAAATCGGTGGTAAAATGTCATTATCACGGAACGACAATCGGTGGGAAAGTTTTCGACAGTTCTGTGAAAAGAGGAACTCCGGCATCATTTCCTTTAAACAAAGTGATCAAAGGTTGGACAGAAGCTCTACAATTAATGCCTGTAGGCAGCAAGTGGAGATTGATTATTCCGCCTCATTTGGCTTATGGAGATCAGCAGATCAGCAAGGAAATAGGGCCAAACAGTACCCTTGTTTTCCAGGTTGAATTGTTAGATATTAAATAA
- a CDS encoding catalase: protein MPNPLKYNKNFDKLSYEEKQLLEENKKSIADFVEHSSTLSDVNYATRNAHAKTYAVLKGEFIINPEMRTDLLYLFDKEKYNIVIRLSNAHLKIKNNKKDIPAYGLAIKIKDDADRTIANYPLVNFPLFPINSVSVFLKLFTAINRFFIKKWGNITPLLSQVYQVMPSIFTGSFLKKSLEFLFKKNDFMLSFDYHSVGVYRLGEHMMKIKLSPKNPQRKFGKDLTTKKAIENFCLQENYNADVMIQFCYDLKDQPINILNREWKNSPFIKIGEVKIEKNSFLTPNTCDNELLSFNPFESAEIFQPVGKIQKLRDEAYKVSLQTRKKINKLLKYK from the coding sequence ATGCCAAATCCACTAAAATATAATAAGAATTTTGACAAGCTTTCATACGAAGAGAAACAGCTTCTTGAGGAAAATAAAAAAAGCATTGCAGATTTTGTAGAGCACTCATCGACGCTAAGCGACGTTAATTATGCAACAAGAAACGCTCATGCAAAAACTTATGCCGTTCTGAAAGGAGAATTTATCATCAACCCGGAGATGCGCACTGACCTTCTGTATCTTTTTGATAAAGAAAAGTACAATATTGTGATAAGGCTTTCTAATGCCCATTTAAAGATAAAAAATAATAAAAAAGATATTCCGGCTTATGGTCTCGCTATCAAAATAAAAGATGACGCAGATCGTACAATTGCCAATTATCCTTTGGTGAATTTCCCTTTATTTCCAATTAATTCTGTTTCTGTTTTTTTAAAATTATTTACCGCAATCAATCGGTTTTTCATTAAAAAGTGGGGAAATATTACTCCTCTACTATCGCAGGTTTATCAAGTGATGCCAAGCATTTTCACGGGTTCATTTTTAAAGAAAAGTTTAGAGTTTTTATTTAAAAAGAATGACTTTATGTTGTCTTTCGATTATCATTCTGTCGGTGTTTACCGCTTGGGAGAACACATGATGAAAATAAAATTGAGCCCGAAAAATCCGCAAAGAAAATTTGGTAAAGATTTAACTACAAAAAAAGCAATTGAAAATTTTTGTCTTCAGGAAAATTATAATGCTGATGTGATGATTCAATTTTGTTATGATTTAAAAGATCAACCCATCAATATTCTAAATCGTGAATGGAAGAATTCACCTTTTATTAAAATTGGTGAAGTAAAAATTGAGAAAAATTCTTTTCTAACGCCAAATACCTGTGATAATGAATTGCTGTCTTTTAATCCATTTGAAAGCGCAGAAATCTTCCAGCCTGTCGGGAAAATTCAGAAACTGCGGGATGAAGCGTATAAAGTTTCACTTCAGACGAGGAAGAAGATTAATAAGCTTTTGAAATATAAGTAA
- a CDS encoding TerC/Alx family metal homeostasis membrane protein translates to MEQHNILDLHPGLVWGFAITVVIMLLLDLGVFNKKSHEVSSKEATIWSVVWISLSMVFSGVVYWVFNTDGTAGSHAVAVEKFTQYQAAYWIEKALSVDNLFVFILVFGFFKVPKFLHHKVLFWGIIGALIFRAIFIFAGVELIDLTYLPEMNVFGHPVRINVVMTLFGLFLIYAGIKSWGDDGDDDNENYGDTAGAKLIKSFWKVSDNYDGDKFFTIQNGIKMATPLLVVVAVIEFTDVLFAVDSIPAIFAISNDPFILYTSNIFAILGLRSLYFLLANFIHMFSKLPYGLAIILAFIGVKMLIAPWYHISSPVSLGIVGGVLVISVLLSIIFPDKKEDEKETIE, encoded by the coding sequence GTGGAACAACATAATATTTTAGATTTACACCCTGGCTTAGTTTGGGGATTTGCGATAACGGTGGTTATCATGCTACTCTTAGATTTAGGAGTTTTCAACAAAAAAAGCCATGAGGTATCTTCAAAAGAAGCGACCATTTGGTCAGTCGTTTGGATTTCTCTTTCAATGGTTTTTTCTGGAGTGGTATATTGGGTTTTCAATACCGACGGAACGGCCGGAAGTCATGCGGTAGCTGTAGAGAAATTTACACAATATCAGGCGGCGTACTGGATTGAGAAAGCACTTTCGGTCGATAATCTTTTCGTATTTATATTGGTTTTTGGATTCTTTAAAGTTCCTAAATTTCTTCATCACAAAGTTTTATTTTGGGGAATTATCGGAGCTTTGATCTTCAGAGCCATCTTTATTTTTGCAGGAGTTGAGTTAATTGATCTCACTTATTTGCCTGAAATGAATGTTTTCGGTCATCCAGTAAGAATCAACGTGGTAATGACCCTTTTCGGATTGTTCCTAATCTATGCGGGAATTAAATCTTGGGGTGACGACGGCGATGATGATAACGAAAATTACGGTGATACAGCTGGTGCAAAGTTGATCAAAAGTTTCTGGAAAGTCTCTGATAATTACGATGGTGACAAGTTCTTCACCATACAAAACGGAATCAAAATGGCAACTCCGCTTTTGGTTGTAGTAGCGGTAATTGAGTTTACCGACGTATTGTTTGCGGTAGATTCAATCCCGGCGATTTTTGCAATTTCAAATGACCCTTTTATCTTGTATACATCGAATATTTTTGCGATTTTAGGATTGAGATCATTGTATTTCTTGCTGGCGAATTTCATTCACATGTTCAGCAAACTGCCTTATGGTTTGGCGATTATCTTAGCCTTTATTGGTGTTAAAATGTTGATTGCTCCTTGGTATCATATCTCATCACCGGTTTCATTAGGAATTGTAGGCGGAGTATTGGTCATATCGGTTCTGCTATCCATCATTTTCCCTGATAAAAAGGAAGACGAAAAAGAAACAATAGAATAA
- a CDS encoding TerD family protein translates to MAINLQKGQRINLTKENGTTLSQACVGINWGAIEKKSFFGGVSKEAVDLDGSCILYDTNKNATEVIYFGNLKSKNGSVKHSGDDLTGDVGGDDGLDNEVITIDFSGLDSAVEHVALVLNSYKGQDFGTIPFASIRIYEGTPTNVREVFAKYDIANDKSFNGHVAMVMGVFYKRNNEWKFNAIGDPTADRKLEQTIETVKQKYL, encoded by the coding sequence ATGGCTATCAACTTACAAAAAGGTCAGAGAATAAACCTTACAAAAGAAAACGGAACAACGCTTTCCCAAGCTTGTGTCGGAATAAACTGGGGCGCAATCGAGAAGAAAAGTTTCTTCGGTGGTGTTTCAAAAGAAGCAGTAGATTTAGACGGAAGCTGCATTTTATATGATACAAACAAAAATGCTACTGAAGTAATCTATTTCGGTAACCTTAAATCTAAAAACGGTTCTGTAAAACACAGCGGAGATGATTTAACAGGTGACGTAGGTGGTGATGATGGCTTAGATAACGAAGTAATCACAATTGATTTTTCTGGTTTAGATTCTGCTGTTGAGCATGTTGCTTTAGTTTTAAACAGTTACAAAGGTCAGGATTTCGGAACCATTCCTTTTGCGTCAATCCGTATCTATGAAGGAACTCCTACAAACGTGAGAGAAGTTTTTGCTAAATATGATATTGCCAATGATAAGTCTTTCAACGGTCACGTTGCAATGGTGATGGGAGTTTTTTACAAGAGAAACAACGAATGGAAATTCAACGCTATCGGAGATCCTACAGCTGACAGAAAATTGGAGCAGACAATTGAGACTGTGAAGCAAAAATATTTGTAA
- a CDS encoding toxic anion resistance protein, giving the protein MDNQENQNIDPLQSIEPLKTFEPTPLPPAQPAQPAQSSAPAVLVDRDGNVNLSQIQDAERHKYELLANAIDESNPGSIVNFGSDLQKTLANQSDSFLGNVRRSNSGEVGELINNLLVELNYVDVDEINNGGVKGFLSRLPFMKKMLTQVDNLFAKYDKITSNIDQISHKVNAGIITSTKDNAVLQTIFDSNVNSIKAIEELVIAGNLRMEKAAVELANMETNVQNFADYQIADKRDFINRLDRRLADLKVVRLIMMQSLPQIRLVQNNNVSIAEKAQTILTTTLPVWKNQLSLAVAMHRQQQNIEVQQKVSSTTEEILRKNAERLGQNSINVAKANEQTIVSAETLKETTAMLINTLNEVKQIQKQGTESRRKLDQDLQTLESELKANIRG; this is encoded by the coding sequence ATGGATAATCAAGAAAATCAAAATATAGATCCACTTCAATCGATCGAGCCTTTGAAGACGTTTGAGCCAACGCCACTACCACCGGCGCAGCCTGCTCAGCCAGCGCAAAGTTCAGCTCCGGCAGTTCTTGTGGACAGAGACGGGAATGTGAATTTAAGTCAGATTCAGGATGCAGAACGCCATAAGTATGAACTATTAGCCAATGCAATCGACGAATCAAATCCGGGTTCTATCGTGAATTTCGGCTCAGATTTGCAGAAAACTTTAGCGAATCAGAGTGATAGTTTTCTAGGAAATGTAAGAAGGTCAAATTCAGGTGAAGTAGGAGAATTAATCAATAATTTATTGGTTGAATTAAATTATGTTGACGTAGATGAGATCAATAACGGCGGCGTAAAAGGTTTCCTGAGCAGACTTCCTTTCATGAAAAAGATGTTGACTCAGGTAGATAATCTTTTTGCTAAATATGATAAGATTACCAGCAATATCGACCAGATTTCTCATAAAGTAAATGCAGGAATCATTACTTCTACCAAAGACAATGCAGTTTTGCAGACTATTTTTGATAGCAATGTCAATTCAATCAAAGCTATTGAAGAATTGGTCATCGCTGGAAACCTTAGAATGGAAAAAGCTGCTGTAGAATTGGCAAACATGGAAACCAATGTTCAGAATTTTGCCGATTACCAGATTGCAGACAAAAGAGATTTTATCAACAGATTAGATAGAAGACTGGCTGATTTGAAAGTGGTGCGTCTGATTATGATGCAGTCGCTCCCGCAGATCAGATTGGTGCAAAATAATAACGTTTCGATTGCTGAAAAAGCACAGACGATTTTAACGACAACTTTACCGGTTTGGAAAAATCAGCTTTCGTTAGCAGTCGCAATGCACAGACAACAGCAGAATATTGAAGTTCAGCAGAAAGTATCTTCTACAACAGAAGAAATTTTGAGAAAAAATGCAGAACGTCTGGGTCAAAATTCAATCAACGTGGCAAAGGCCAATGAGCAGACCATTGTTTCAGCTGAAACACTGAAAGAAACAACTGCGATGTTGATCAATACGTTGAATGAAGTGAAACAAATTCAGAAACAGGGTACAGAAAGCAGAAGAAAACTGGATCAGGATCTACAGACTTTAGAATCAGAATTGAAAGCAAATATCAGAGGGTAA
- a CDS encoding TerD family protein: MAINLQKGQRENINAPKFTIGLGWDINNTSTGGAFDLDASLFLLNDGKKLVSENHFIFYNNLESPDKAVIHSGDNLTGDGDGDDEQIKIDLTKIDDAIKEITVVVTIHDADARRQNFGQVRNSFIRIFNTDTNEEILKYELDEDFSIETAVEFGRIYNRNGEWKFEAVGAGQRDGLEKFVSMYQ; the protein is encoded by the coding sequence ATGGCTATTAACTTACAAAAAGGACAAAGAGAAAATATAAACGCACCTAAATTCACTATCGGTTTAGGATGGGATATCAATAATACATCTACCGGCGGTGCTTTTGATCTGGATGCCTCTTTATTTTTGTTGAATGACGGCAAAAAACTGGTTTCAGAAAACCATTTTATTTTTTACAATAACCTTGAATCTCCGGATAAAGCGGTGATTCACTCTGGTGATAACTTAACAGGTGACGGTGATGGTGATGATGAGCAGATCAAAATAGATTTAACTAAAATTGATGATGCTATAAAAGAAATTACCGTTGTAGTAACCATTCACGATGCTGACGCAAGAAGACAAAACTTCGGACAGGTAAGAAATTCTTTCATCAGAATTTTCAATACAGATACCAACGAAGAGATTTTAAAATATGAATTAGACGAAGATTTCTCTATCGAAACTGCCGTAGAATTTGGTAGAATCTACAACAGAAACGGAGAATGGAAATTCGAAGCGGTAGGCGCAGGTCAGAGAGACGGTCTTGAGAAATTTGTATCAATGTATCAATAA